From a region of the Polyangium spumosum genome:
- a CDS encoding arylamine N-acetyltransferase family protein: MADAVQRRGRHGVRPRLPRPPDGENPSRRRSVEVEGHRVLLRSSSWIETLANSALSTHPRSHFRAGLIAARSAPGLRCTLRNRQFAVHHRGGPTERRVLTSSQELRQTLERDFLLAVPDAPELDAAFDRLT, encoded by the coding sequence ATGGCAGATGCGGTGCAACGACGAGGGCGACATGGTGTGCGCCCGAGGCTACCACGCCCGCCCGATGGAGAGAATCCCTCCCGGCGACGCTCTGTCGAGGTCGAGGGTCATCGGGTCCTGCTTCGTTCGTCGAGCTGGATCGAAACCCTAGCAAACTCTGCCCTCTCGACCCATCCGCGCTCGCATTTCCGCGCCGGGCTCATCGCGGCCCGCTCGGCGCCCGGCCTTCGTTGCACGCTCCGGAATCGTCAATTCGCCGTTCACCACCGGGGCGGCCCGACCGAGCGCCGGGTCCTCACGAGCAGCCAGGAGCTGCGGCAGACCCTGGAGCGCGATTTCTTGCTCGCCGTGCCGGACGCGCCCGAGCTCGACGCGGCCTTCGACCGCCTGACGTGA
- a CDS encoding protein kinase domain-containing protein, whose product MVHRRLGSGGFGVVYEALDLRYGSPVALKVLYQDNPDALYRFKNEFRVLADITHANLVMLHELLYDRDRWLLSMELVEGGVHFLDSFRRDDGSAPSSGEGLLRVMFLELVHGVRALHAANVLHADLKPSNVLVTPGGRVVLLDFGLAKELLPRRPCELPWDEACTTGTPAYIAPEQILGETTSEASDWYSVGTMLYEGLTGQLPFQGNTEKVLRDKLYAAPTSPLLLADDVPEDLALLCMGLLRRDRRARPAGEEIERCLRGEGPPRVTAIPERRHEAGPGCALLGRAREMSALHSAFEASREGRAVLARVAGGSGMGKSALASAFAESLHRRESVIVLMGACHDRESVPYKALDSVVDALARYLKRLPPAEVAALLPKDVHELTRLFPVLQIVAGTGPSTPRGHDPQLERRRAFHVLKQLLGNLARARPVVICIDDLHWGDVDSAHLLAELLSPPEAPPLLVVACYRSDDAERSACLRELGRLLSAGVEIRAVPVSPLPPEQARSLATERLAPVVDVELAATIARESEGNPFAIEELCRYVAAGVSGDPGRRALASGGLTLRSALRARLDAAPPSSRRLLEVVAVAGRPLEQEVAFEAAELGDGALLFLTPLRSAKLLRVASVRERLACEVVHARIRDAVLSGLGPEALAARHHRLATALEASDQPEPEELAMHYHGAGERRRAAAYAALAGDRANDALAFDRAADLYALALEWGADGPFETPEERHDLLVRRAHALANAGRCREAAELYLVGAEEAPRAEALDLRRRAIQQLFVGGHLDEGNRVLAPFLSEVGLPYRVTTARAVLEALAQLASLRVRGYHFEARSTPEIPPEVLTRVDVCWAVSLALTDVDPVRSFGFQIRGLRMAIEAGEPRRIALGLSAFAQLTLLRGTKGAVDEGMRLLAQAERIAAERGNEELRASVGVFKAAMLLIEGRWSEALARYDEIGRYLRERGVSPVMDPNLAEVISVVALDAMGRLPELAERTAAWHRKAASVGNLFAAIVASIASAHTLIAADDPEGARRRVREGISRWTHGMHVQHVYALRVEIYADLYAGRADVARARLEGLWRAIVKSQLLRPQPSRIDVLTLRGRTAIACAAAGDRRRPRLLREATRIAERLERELRRDARPTAALLRAAVALLRGRRDLALAHLDTAVRGFDAAEMSLSAACARHRMGELLGGEAGAVLVAEAHEVMRKQGIQRPERWLVIFAPGFGVEEAYARAA is encoded by the coding sequence GTGGTCCACCGCCGGCTGGGCTCGGGTGGATTCGGCGTCGTCTACGAGGCGCTCGATCTCCGTTATGGATCGCCCGTGGCCCTCAAGGTCCTGTACCAGGACAACCCCGACGCGCTCTACCGGTTCAAGAACGAATTCCGCGTCCTCGCCGACATCACCCACGCGAACCTCGTGATGCTCCACGAGCTCCTTTACGATCGGGATCGCTGGCTGCTCTCGATGGAGCTCGTGGAAGGCGGCGTCCATTTCCTCGATTCCTTCCGGCGAGACGACGGGAGCGCGCCCTCGTCGGGCGAGGGCCTCCTGCGCGTGATGTTCCTGGAGCTCGTCCATGGGGTCCGCGCGTTGCACGCGGCCAACGTCCTCCACGCCGATCTCAAGCCCTCGAACGTGCTCGTGACCCCGGGAGGGCGGGTGGTCCTGCTCGATTTCGGGCTGGCGAAGGAGCTCTTGCCGCGCCGGCCCTGCGAGCTGCCCTGGGACGAGGCCTGCACCACGGGCACGCCCGCTTATATCGCGCCCGAGCAGATCCTCGGCGAGACGACGTCCGAGGCCAGCGATTGGTACAGCGTCGGCACGATGCTCTACGAGGGGCTGACCGGGCAGCTCCCCTTCCAGGGCAACACGGAGAAGGTGCTCCGCGACAAACTCTACGCCGCGCCGACGTCCCCCTTGTTGCTCGCGGACGACGTGCCCGAGGATCTCGCGCTCCTTTGCATGGGCCTGCTCCGCCGCGATCGCCGCGCGCGGCCCGCGGGCGAGGAGATCGAGCGGTGTTTACGCGGGGAAGGCCCGCCTCGGGTGACGGCGATCCCCGAGCGGCGACACGAGGCGGGGCCCGGGTGCGCGCTGCTCGGGCGAGCGCGCGAGATGAGCGCGCTGCATTCGGCGTTCGAGGCGAGCCGCGAGGGGCGCGCCGTGCTCGCCCGCGTCGCCGGCGGCTCCGGGATGGGCAAGAGCGCGCTCGCGTCGGCGTTCGCCGAGTCCCTTCATCGGCGCGAATCGGTCATCGTCCTGATGGGCGCTTGCCACGACCGAGAATCGGTGCCGTACAAGGCGCTCGACAGCGTGGTGGACGCCCTCGCCCGCTACCTGAAGCGGCTCCCGCCGGCCGAGGTCGCGGCGCTGCTCCCGAAGGACGTTCACGAGCTCACGCGGCTCTTTCCGGTGCTCCAGATCGTCGCCGGGACCGGGCCTTCGACGCCGCGGGGGCACGATCCGCAGCTCGAGCGCAGGCGCGCCTTCCACGTCTTGAAGCAGCTCCTCGGCAACCTCGCCCGGGCGCGCCCGGTCGTCATCTGCATCGACGATCTGCATTGGGGCGACGTCGACAGCGCGCACCTGCTCGCCGAGCTGCTCTCGCCTCCCGAGGCGCCGCCGCTCCTCGTCGTCGCCTGTTATCGCAGCGACGACGCGGAGCGGAGCGCGTGCCTGCGGGAGCTCGGGCGGCTGCTCTCGGCGGGGGTCGAGATCCGCGCCGTGCCGGTCTCGCCCTTGCCGCCCGAGCAGGCGCGGAGCCTCGCGACCGAGCGGCTCGCGCCCGTCGTCGACGTGGAGCTCGCGGCGACGATCGCCCGGGAATCCGAGGGCAATCCATTCGCGATCGAGGAGCTCTGCCGGTACGTCGCGGCGGGCGTCTCCGGCGATCCAGGCAGGCGCGCGCTCGCGAGCGGCGGGCTGACCCTGCGCTCCGCCCTTCGGGCGAGGCTCGACGCGGCGCCGCCGTCGTCGCGCCGCCTGCTCGAGGTCGTGGCGGTCGCGGGGCGCCCGCTCGAGCAGGAGGTCGCATTCGAGGCGGCCGAGCTCGGGGACGGCGCGCTCCTCTTTTTGACGCCGCTCCGCTCCGCCAAGCTGCTCCGGGTCGCGAGCGTACGCGAGCGACTCGCCTGTGAGGTCGTGCATGCTCGGATTCGCGACGCCGTGCTCTCCGGGCTCGGCCCGGAGGCGCTCGCGGCGCGCCACCACCGGCTGGCGACGGCCCTCGAGGCCTCGGACCAGCCAGAACCGGAAGAGCTCGCAATGCATTACCATGGCGCTGGAGAGCGACGACGGGCCGCCGCGTACGCGGCGCTGGCTGGGGACAGGGCGAACGACGCGCTCGCCTTCGATCGCGCGGCCGATCTTTATGCGCTCGCCCTCGAATGGGGGGCCGACGGTCCCTTCGAGACGCCGGAGGAGCGCCACGATCTCCTGGTCCGGCGCGCGCACGCGCTGGCGAACGCCGGGCGCTGCCGCGAAGCCGCGGAGCTCTACCTCGTCGGCGCGGAGGAGGCGCCCCGCGCCGAGGCGCTCGATCTGCGCCGACGCGCCATTCAGCAGCTCTTCGTGGGTGGCCACCTGGACGAGGGCAATCGCGTCCTCGCCCCCTTCCTCTCCGAGGTCGGCCTGCCTTATCGCGTCACGACCGCCCGCGCGGTGCTCGAGGCCCTGGCCCAGCTCGCGAGCCTGCGCGTGCGAGGGTACCATTTCGAGGCTCGCTCCACGCCCGAGATACCCCCCGAGGTCCTCACGCGCGTCGATGTTTGCTGGGCCGTGAGCCTGGCGCTGACGGACGTCGACCCGGTCCGCTCGTTCGGCTTTCAGATTCGCGGGCTCCGCATGGCCATCGAGGCCGGCGAGCCCCGCCGGATCGCGCTGGGGCTCAGCGCGTTCGCCCAGCTCACGTTGCTGCGGGGGACAAAAGGCGCGGTCGACGAAGGGATGCGGCTGCTCGCGCAGGCCGAGAGGATCGCAGCGGAGCGCGGGAACGAGGAGCTGCGCGCGTCGGTCGGCGTGTTCAAGGCCGCCATGCTCCTCATCGAGGGGCGGTGGAGCGAGGCGCTCGCCCGCTACGACGAGATTGGCCGCTACCTGCGGGAGCGCGGCGTGAGCCCGGTGATGGATCCGAACCTCGCGGAGGTCATCTCGGTGGTCGCGCTCGACGCGATGGGCCGCCTCCCGGAGCTCGCGGAGCGGACGGCGGCGTGGCACCGCAAGGCGGCCTCCGTCGGCAATCTCTTCGCGGCGATCGTCGCCTCGATCGCGTCGGCGCACACGCTCATCGCAGCGGACGACCCGGAGGGCGCGCGCAGGCGCGTCCGGGAGGGTATCTCCAGGTGGACCCATGGCATGCACGTGCAGCACGTGTATGCGCTTCGTGTGGAGATATATGCGGACCTCTATGCCGGCCGCGCCGACGTGGCGCGCGCGCGGCTCGAGGGGCTGTGGCGCGCCATCGTGAAGTCGCAGCTCCTCCGCCCCCAGCCGTCGCGTATCGACGTGCTGACCCTGCGCGGGCGCACGGCGATCGCGTGCGCGGCGGCCGGAGATCGCCGGCGGCCGCGGCTCTTGCGGGAGGCGACGCGTATCGCGGAGCGGCTCGAGCGGGAGCTCCGCAGGGATGCCCGGCCCACCGCGGCGCTGCTCCGCGCTGCCGTCGCGCTTCTCCGCGGCCGGAGGGACCTCGCGCTCGCGCACCTCGACACCGCGGTCCGCGGCTTCGACGCCGCCGAGATGAGCCTCTCGGCCGCTTGCGCGCGTCATCGCATGGGAGAGCTGCTCGGCGGCGAGGCGGGCGCCGTGCTGGTCGCCGAGGCCCACGAGGTCATGCGGAAGCAGGGGATCCAGCGGCCCGAGCGGTGGCTCGTGATCTTCGCTCCGGGCTTCGGCGTGGAAGAGGCGTACGCGAGAGCTGCGTGA
- the sugE gene encoding quaternary ammonium compound efflux SMR transporter SugE yields the protein MAWFFLILAGVLEVVWSLGLKYTQGFTRPVPSLITGTAIVASMVLLSRAARTLPIGTAYAIWVGIGAVGAAIGGVVLFDEAMPPLRVAFVVLLVASIVGLKLTATP from the coding sequence ATGGCCTGGTTTTTCCTGATTCTCGCGGGTGTTCTCGAAGTCGTCTGGTCGCTCGGGCTCAAGTACACGCAGGGCTTCACGCGTCCGGTTCCGAGCCTCATCACCGGGACTGCCATCGTCGCGAGTATGGTGTTGCTCTCACGAGCCGCGCGCACGCTTCCGATCGGAACCGCGTACGCGATCTGGGTCGGCATCGGCGCGGTCGGCGCTGCCATCGGCGGGGTCGTCCTCTTCGACGAGGCGATGCCTCCGCTGCGCGTCGCCTTCGTCGTGCTCCTCGTGGCGTCGATCGTCGGCTTGAAGCTGACAGCGACCCCGTAG
- a CDS encoding DUF488 domain-containing protein: MRLKRAYEAPEAADGHRVLVDRLWPRGVRKDALTIDAWMKEIGPSDELRRWFGHDDARWEEFAARYREELRRGPAAEHLNELVALAKRGTVTLVFGAKDERHNQAVVLRDVIERRLRRAQKSAPHS, from the coding sequence GTGCGCCTGAAGCGGGCCTACGAGGCGCCCGAGGCGGCGGACGGACATCGGGTGCTCGTCGACCGCCTGTGGCCCCGGGGCGTGCGCAAGGATGCGCTCACGATCGACGCCTGGATGAAGGAGATCGGGCCGAGCGACGAGCTCCGGCGCTGGTTCGGCCATGACGACGCCCGCTGGGAGGAGTTCGCGGCGCGTTATCGCGAGGAGCTGCGTCGAGGGCCGGCCGCGGAGCACCTGAACGAGCTCGTCGCGCTGGCGAAACGCGGGACGGTGACGCTCGTGTTCGGCGCCAAGGACGAGCGTCACAACCAGGCTGTCGTCCTCCGCGACGTCATCGAGCGGAGGCTACGCCGTGCCCAAAAGAGCGCGCCGCATTCGTGA
- a CDS encoding alkaline phosphatase PhoX — protein MNNTPPLFSRRVVLRGGLAGLAAMMSPSLLAGCSSEGGAPPAPATGPGEPPFGVPMDGPKLVSRIAEIGPLGDPDANGVKLPPGFSARIVAQTHKKPMESSDYVWHIAPDGGATFLLEDGGFVYVSNSEVPIAGGVGALRFDAAGNLVDAYPILSMTNVNCAGGPTPWGTWLSCEEASRGRVFECDPRGEHEAIVRPGLGIFKHEAAAVDRDKHHVYLTEDESDGCFYRFVPDKLNRYGFADLSSGKLQVAEVGEDGSVTWLDVPDPLFEGPTPTRKQVASARLFDGGEGIWYHDGIVYFSTKGEGRVYAFDTMTEKLAVLYDASLAQDPMLTNVDNITVSCCGDVLVAEDGGDLQLVAILPSGELLPILQLIGHDKSEIAGPAFDPSGTRLYFSSQRGDGSGGVTFEVTGPFHAPA, from the coding sequence ATGAACAACACCCCCCCTCTCTTCTCTCGACGCGTGGTCCTGCGCGGCGGCCTCGCTGGCCTCGCCGCGATGATGAGCCCCTCCCTGCTCGCTGGTTGCTCCTCGGAGGGCGGCGCTCCGCCCGCGCCGGCGACGGGCCCCGGCGAGCCGCCGTTTGGTGTACCCATGGACGGGCCCAAGCTCGTGTCGCGTATCGCCGAGATCGGGCCGCTCGGCGATCCGGACGCGAATGGGGTCAAGCTGCCGCCTGGCTTCTCGGCGCGTATCGTCGCGCAGACCCATAAAAAACCGATGGAGAGCTCCGATTACGTCTGGCACATCGCGCCCGACGGCGGGGCGACCTTCCTCCTCGAGGACGGCGGTTTTGTGTATGTCTCGAACTCGGAGGTCCCCATCGCCGGCGGCGTGGGCGCGCTCCGCTTCGACGCGGCGGGCAACCTCGTGGATGCTTATCCGATCCTGAGCATGACGAACGTGAACTGCGCCGGAGGGCCGACGCCCTGGGGCACGTGGCTCTCGTGCGAGGAGGCCTCGCGTGGGCGCGTCTTCGAGTGTGATCCTCGCGGCGAACACGAGGCGATCGTCCGCCCGGGCCTCGGCATCTTCAAGCACGAGGCGGCCGCGGTGGACCGGGACAAGCACCACGTCTACCTGACCGAGGACGAGAGCGACGGTTGTTTTTATCGATTCGTGCCCGACAAGCTCAATCGATACGGCTTCGCGGACCTCTCGAGCGGCAAGCTCCAGGTGGCCGAGGTCGGGGAGGACGGGAGCGTCACGTGGCTGGACGTGCCGGATCCGCTCTTCGAAGGCCCGACCCCCACGCGAAAGCAGGTCGCGAGCGCGAGGCTCTTCGACGGCGGAGAAGGCATCTGGTACCACGATGGAATCGTGTACTTCTCGACGAAGGGCGAAGGGCGCGTGTACGCATTCGACACGATGACCGAGAAGCTCGCCGTGCTTTATGACGCGAGCCTGGCGCAAGACCCCATGCTGACGAACGTCGACAACATCACCGTCTCGTGTTGCGGCGACGTGCTCGTGGCCGAGGACGGGGGAGACCTGCAGCTCGTGGCGATCTTGCCGAGCGGCGAGCTCTTGCCCATTCTGCAGCTCATCGGGCACGACAAGAGCGAGATCGCGGGGCCGGCGTTCGACCCTTCGGGGACGCGCCTCTATTTCAGCTCGCAGCGCGGCGATGGGAGCGGCGGCGTGACATTCGAGGTCACGGGGCCGTTCCACGCGCCGGCGTAG
- a CDS encoding sensor histidine kinase has translation MCARNPEKVLAARSCPPVEGRHERFDARAQCDEFITLASHELLTPVTALRLHAQHMRRLLAQHPEEAPARIPGMVETFDRQLGRLSLVCDELLQATQIGASELPLTCEEVALGPLVSRIVDRIAQRPDARSLITIRVSGEPRGSWDRALLEQLVLHLVRNALTFGEGQPVAIDVSTTEGGARLVVKDRGMGIAREDQARIFDRFERAVPSTQFGGLGLGLYIVRAVAKAHGGSVRVESAPAEGATFIVDLPAEPGPTKLAPEVAREATRRGNRGACRCHYRSRSARQVMARRPRSRAF, from the coding sequence ATGTGTGCCCGGAATCCCGAAAAGGTCCTCGCTGCCCGATCGTGTCCTCCCGTCGAGGGGCGACACGAGCGTTTCGACGCGCGAGCGCAATGCGACGAGTTCATCACGCTCGCCTCGCACGAGCTCTTGACCCCGGTCACGGCGCTCCGGCTCCACGCGCAGCACATGCGGCGGCTGCTCGCGCAGCACCCCGAGGAGGCGCCCGCTCGGATCCCTGGCATGGTGGAGACCTTCGACCGTCAGCTCGGGCGGCTGTCGCTCGTCTGCGACGAGCTCCTCCAGGCCACGCAAATCGGCGCGAGCGAGCTGCCGCTCACGTGCGAGGAGGTCGCCCTCGGCCCGCTCGTCAGCCGCATCGTCGACCGCATCGCGCAGCGCCCGGACGCACGCTCCCTCATCACGATCCGCGTCTCCGGGGAGCCTCGTGGCTCATGGGATCGCGCGCTCCTCGAGCAGCTCGTCCTGCACCTCGTCCGCAATGCGCTCACGTTCGGGGAGGGCCAGCCCGTGGCCATCGACGTATCGACGACGGAGGGCGGAGCCCGGCTCGTCGTGAAGGATCGCGGAATGGGGATCGCCAGGGAGGACCAGGCGCGGATCTTCGACCGATTCGAGCGAGCCGTCCCGTCCACGCAATTCGGCGGCCTCGGCCTCGGCCTTTACATCGTCCGCGCCGTGGCGAAGGCGCACGGCGGCTCGGTCCGCGTCGAGAGCGCCCCCGCGGAGGGCGCGACGTTCATCGTCGACCTCCCCGCCGAGCCGGGCCCGACAAAGCTCGCGCCCGAGGTCGCCCGCGAGGCCACGCGCAGGGGCAATCGTGGTGCCTGTCGTTGCCATTACCGGTCACGCAGCGCGCGCCAGGTGATGGCGCGGCGGCCTCGGAGTCGGGCATTTTGA
- a CDS encoding pyridoxal phosphate-dependent decarboxylase family protein — translation MPRPFRRPAPLELGGAELRDLVSACMDRLAPWLDGLAEEPAHSLDGSHKVARAFDEPMPERGVPFRRVLARLFDRAIPISLNTASPGYLAYIPGGGLPSTALADLIADVTNRYTGLWMPAPGLVQLEISVIRWFCSLAGYGPSSGGWLCSGGSIANLAAVVAAREAKLGEDPGGAVLYTSEGAHHSIAKAARVAGLPRRATRIVPASGSFQLRPDELEKAVAEDRAAGNRPFMVVAQAGSTPVGAVDDLAALSDVCADLGLWLHVDAAYGGFFLLTERGRAALAGIERADSITLDPHKGLFLPYGTGCLIVKDLSTLRATFAETAAYLPPSQEDEDHWNFADLGLELSRPARGLRIWLPLWLHGAAAFREALDEKLDLARSAATRVRALPGVRIVAEPELSLFAFRVEPPDMGAAELDAFNRRVLARVNQKKRLMLTGTTLRDPALGEEVFVIRVCVLCFRTHADRIDMLIEDLSEAIADPRG, via the coding sequence ATGCCTCGCCCCTTCCGACGCCCCGCGCCGCTCGAGCTCGGAGGCGCCGAGCTCCGCGACCTCGTCTCCGCCTGCATGGATCGGCTCGCGCCCTGGCTGGATGGGCTCGCGGAAGAACCGGCCCATTCGCTCGACGGCAGTCACAAGGTCGCCCGCGCCTTCGACGAGCCCATGCCCGAGCGCGGCGTGCCCTTCCGGCGCGTGCTCGCGAGGCTCTTCGATCGCGCCATTCCGATCAGCTTGAATACGGCCTCGCCGGGCTATCTCGCGTACATCCCCGGGGGCGGCCTGCCGAGCACGGCGCTCGCGGATCTCATCGCCGACGTCACGAATCGTTACACGGGCCTGTGGATGCCCGCGCCCGGGCTCGTGCAGCTCGAGATCAGCGTGATCCGCTGGTTCTGCTCGCTCGCGGGGTATGGGCCTTCCTCGGGGGGCTGGCTTTGCTCGGGTGGGTCGATCGCGAATCTCGCCGCCGTGGTGGCGGCCCGCGAGGCGAAGCTCGGCGAGGACCCGGGCGGGGCCGTCCTTTATACCTCGGAAGGCGCACATCACTCGATCGCGAAGGCCGCGCGCGTGGCCGGTTTGCCGCGGCGCGCCACGCGTATCGTGCCCGCCTCCGGGTCGTTCCAGTTGCGGCCCGACGAGCTCGAGAAAGCCGTCGCCGAGGATCGGGCCGCGGGAAACCGGCCCTTCATGGTCGTCGCGCAGGCCGGCTCCACGCCCGTCGGCGCGGTGGACGATCTCGCCGCGCTCTCCGACGTCTGCGCCGACCTCGGGTTGTGGCTCCACGTGGACGCGGCGTACGGAGGGTTTTTCCTGCTCACGGAGCGCGGGCGCGCCGCGCTCGCCGGGATCGAGCGGGCGGACTCCATCACGCTCGACCCGCACAAGGGGCTGTTTTTACCTTATGGTACGGGCTGCCTGATCGTGAAGGACCTCTCGACCTTGCGCGCCACCTTCGCCGAGACGGCCGCGTATTTGCCGCCTTCGCAGGAGGACGAGGACCACTGGAACTTCGCCGATCTCGGCCTCGAGTTGAGCCGCCCGGCCCGCGGCCTGCGTATCTGGTTGCCGCTCTGGCTCCACGGCGCGGCGGCATTTCGCGAGGCGCTCGACGAGAAGCTCGACCTCGCGCGAAGCGCGGCGACACGCGTGAGGGCCCTGCCCGGCGTGCGTATCGTGGCCGAGCCCGAGCTCTCCTTGTTCGCGTTCCGCGTGGAGCCGCCGGACATGGGCGCCGCGGAGCTCGACGCGTTCAATCGACGCGTGCTCGCCCGCGTCAATCAGAAGAAGCGCCTGATGTTGACGGGCACGACGCTGCGTGATCCGGCGCTCGGCGAGGAGGTCTTCGTCATCCGCGTCTGCGTGCTCTGCTTCCGCACCCACGCGGACAGGATCGACATGCTGATCGAGGACCTCTCGGAGGCGATCGCAGACCCGCGGGGGTGA
- a CDS encoding sensor histidine kinase produces MRRHLPVAAVIAILTTLLTGVLVYSSRALATSLEREALRKQRERAVELASYLDAQLLRSHQVANSTAALVEPMRRRDELEGLLRRMLLSTPPQFVYGIGVWFDPYAFDKTKRYYGPYVHRDASGEVVLTFEWSTREYDYPSRSWFEFGKSAGARPAFTEPYFDIDHIYLSTLRSLEDERGRTVGVVSVDLILPQLREILARVNTTPGEALYVTSAEGRIVAHPDELRLLAWARERGRAPRSILDLSLADLEAFHAAVGPPERIVSTTLVEQSGWKVHIASDRRVLFAESRRVLSMAFGITLLLWAVAILGLVAHARHVHARDLARAVELQRRVEDSLRASIHQRDEFISLASHELRTPLTPLLARLELVQRHLRATKSADASHIDRAIAALQRLQALMDELLDAAAVQSGRLSIHLQPTSLTEIVRRSIAAMSHLGSGHRIDADLPRQSFMIAGDASRLEQVVTNLLTNAIKFSPAGGAVRVSIEAGAREAVLSIRDEGIGIPEAEQARAFERYFRASNAPATSFPGLGLGLYISREIVERHGGRIGLESGAGRGSTLHVTLPLLEEGSRSEACPVAPAPLRASGEGKRRGH; encoded by the coding sequence ATGAGACGACATCTCCCGGTCGCCGCGGTCATCGCGATTCTGACCACTCTCCTCACCGGGGTGCTGGTGTATTCGTCGCGCGCGCTCGCCACGAGCCTCGAGCGCGAGGCGCTCCGGAAGCAACGTGAGCGAGCCGTCGAGCTCGCCTCGTACCTGGACGCGCAGCTCCTGCGCTCGCACCAGGTCGCCAACTCGACCGCGGCGCTCGTCGAGCCCATGCGCAGGAGGGACGAGCTCGAGGGCCTCCTCCGTCGCATGCTCCTGTCGACCCCGCCGCAATTCGTCTATGGCATCGGCGTCTGGTTCGATCCGTACGCGTTCGACAAGACGAAGCGATACTACGGCCCGTACGTGCACAGGGACGCGTCGGGCGAGGTCGTGCTCACGTTCGAGTGGTCGACGAGAGAATACGACTACCCGAGCCGCTCCTGGTTCGAGTTCGGGAAGTCGGCGGGCGCGCGACCCGCGTTCACCGAGCCCTACTTCGACATCGACCATATTTACCTGAGCACGCTCCGCAGCCTCGAGGACGAGCGCGGCAGGACGGTCGGCGTGGTGAGCGTCGACCTCATCCTCCCCCAGCTCCGCGAGATCCTCGCGCGGGTCAACACCACGCCGGGCGAGGCGCTCTACGTCACGTCGGCCGAGGGCCGGATCGTCGCGCATCCCGACGAGCTCCGCCTCCTCGCCTGGGCCCGGGAGCGGGGGCGCGCGCCGCGCTCGATCCTCGATCTTTCGCTCGCGGATCTCGAGGCATTCCACGCCGCGGTGGGGCCGCCCGAGCGTATCGTCTCGACCACCCTCGTGGAGCAGAGCGGCTGGAAGGTCCATATCGCGAGCGACCGGCGCGTGCTCTTCGCGGAGAGCAGGCGCGTCCTGTCGATGGCCTTTGGTATCACGCTGCTCCTCTGGGCCGTCGCCATTCTGGGCCTCGTCGCGCACGCGAGGCACGTCCACGCGAGGGACCTCGCGCGCGCGGTCGAGCTCCAGAGGCGCGTCGAAGATTCCCTGCGGGCGAGCATTCACCAGCGGGACGAGTTCATCTCCCTGGCGTCGCACGAGCTCCGCACGCCGCTGACCCCGCTCCTCGCCCGGCTCGAGCTCGTCCAGCGCCACCTGCGCGCGACCAAGAGCGCCGACGCCTCACACATCGACCGGGCCATCGCGGCCCTGCAGCGGCTGCAGGCCTTGATGGACGAGCTGCTCGACGCCGCGGCCGTGCAATCGGGGCGCCTCTCGATCCACCTGCAGCCGACCTCGCTCACGGAGATCGTACGGCGCTCCATCGCGGCCATGTCGCACCTCGGATCGGGCCACAGGATCGACGCCGACCTGCCCCGCCAGAGCTTCATGATCGCGGGAGACGCCTCACGCCTCGAGCAGGTCGTGACGAACCTGCTCACCAATGCGATCAAGTTCAGCCCTGCAGGGGGCGCCGTGCGTGTGTCCATCGAGGCGGGCGCGCGCGAAGCCGTGCTGTCGATCCGCGACGAGGGGATCGGCATCCCCGAGGCGGAGCAGGCGCGCGCCTTCGAGCGGTACTTTCGCGCCAGCAATGCGCCGGCGACGTCGTTCCCCGGGCTCGGGCTCGGGCTTTATATCAGCCGCGAGATCGTCGAGCGCCACGGGGGGCGGATCGGGCTCGAGAGCGGAGCGGGGCGGGGCTCGACGCTGCACGTCACGCTGCCGCTGCTCGAGGAGGGCAGCCGCTCGGAGGCGTGCCCCGTCGCGCCGGCGCCATTGCGGGCCTCCGGCGAGGGCAAGCGGCGGGGGCATTGA